From the genome of Mycobacterium dioxanotrophicus, one region includes:
- a CDS encoding YciI family protein, whose translation MSRYMLIMRSTPEAEAAMAELNIDFNEIIAAMGRYNEELIKAGVLLAGEGLTGPEEGFVVDFNADPPVVTDGPYTEAKELFNGFWILDVSSKEEARQWAVKCPLGKGVKLEVRRVHDTDEFPQDNEWVQKEIQWKADLAEKLAVEARKAANR comes from the coding sequence ATGTCGCGCTACATGCTGATCATGCGGTCCACTCCCGAGGCGGAGGCCGCGATGGCCGAGCTCAACATCGATTTCAACGAGATCATCGCAGCGATGGGCCGCTACAACGAAGAGCTCATCAAGGCCGGCGTGCTGCTGGCCGGCGAGGGCCTGACCGGTCCCGAAGAGGGTTTCGTGGTGGACTTCAACGCCGACCCGCCGGTGGTCACCGACGGCCCGTACACCGAGGCCAAGGAGCTGTTCAACGGGTTCTGGATCCTCGACGTGTCCTCGAAGGAAGAGGCGCGGCAGTGGGCCGTGAAGTGCCCGCTGGGCAAGGGCGTCAAGCTCGAGGTGCGCCGCGTCCATGACACCGACGAGTTCCCGCAGGACAACGAATGGGTGCAGAAGGAAATCCAGTGGAAGGCCGATCTCGCCGAGAAGCTGGCCGTCGAAGCGCGTAAGGCCGCCAACCGCTGA
- a CDS encoding amidohydrolase → MASPTQSADLVIVGNILTVDPAQPTAEALAVRDGRIVAVGTRAEVQPWLGAETDVREVDGCVLPGFVEAHGHPLMEAIALSERMVDIRPVTLPDADAVVAAIHAEVAKRGADGAYLNGWDPLLQNGLPEPTLAWLDGLAETPLVIMHNSGHKAYFNTAAARAAGLTRDTPDPKGAKYGRDAAGDLDGTAEESAAVFPLLGGAIHPQDYPAMLLAECARLNRAGLTTCSEMAFDPMFRPLLAGMHDQLTVRLRTYEMSTAELHTDASPFEGDDLVRQVGIKIWVDGSPWIGNIDLTFPYLDTDATRTIGVVPGSCGHANYTKEQLAEIVGTFYPKGWQMSCHVHGDRGVDTILDVYEDALTRWPRNDHRLRLEHVGAITPVQLQRAHDLGVTASIFVDQLHYWGDVIVDGLFGPEHGETWMPCGSAVATGMRISLHNDPPVTPEEPLRNISVAATRTAPSGRVLGPEERLTVEQGIRAQTIDAAWQLFADNVIGSLEVGKYADLVVVSADPLSVAAEAIADLEVQATYLAGRQVYPKAG, encoded by the coding sequence ATGGCCAGCCCGACGCAGTCCGCCGACCTTGTCATCGTCGGGAACATCCTGACAGTCGACCCCGCCCAACCGACCGCCGAGGCGCTTGCCGTGCGCGACGGGCGGATCGTCGCGGTCGGTACCCGTGCGGAAGTGCAGCCCTGGCTGGGCGCCGAGACCGATGTCCGTGAGGTCGACGGCTGCGTGTTGCCGGGGTTCGTTGAGGCGCACGGGCATCCGTTGATGGAGGCGATCGCACTGTCGGAGCGGATGGTCGACATCCGTCCCGTCACCTTGCCTGACGCCGATGCTGTGGTGGCCGCCATCCACGCCGAGGTCGCCAAGAGAGGGGCCGACGGCGCTTACCTCAACGGCTGGGATCCGTTGCTGCAGAATGGCTTACCTGAACCGACGCTGGCCTGGCTCGACGGTCTTGCCGAGACTCCACTGGTCATCATGCACAACTCCGGGCACAAGGCGTATTTCAACACCGCGGCGGCGCGGGCCGCGGGCCTGACGCGGGACACCCCCGATCCCAAGGGCGCGAAGTACGGCCGCGACGCAGCAGGCGATCTCGACGGCACCGCCGAGGAATCCGCCGCGGTGTTCCCGTTGTTGGGCGGCGCCATTCACCCGCAGGACTATCCGGCGATGCTGCTGGCCGAATGCGCCCGGCTCAACCGCGCCGGCCTGACGACCTGCTCGGAGATGGCATTCGACCCGATGTTCCGGCCGCTGCTCGCCGGTATGCACGATCAGCTGACCGTGCGGCTGCGCACCTACGAGATGTCGACCGCCGAATTGCACACGGATGCCAGCCCGTTCGAGGGGGACGACCTGGTGCGCCAGGTCGGAATCAAGATCTGGGTCGATGGTTCACCGTGGATCGGCAACATCGACCTGACTTTTCCGTACCTGGACACCGACGCCACCCGGACCATCGGCGTGGTGCCGGGATCCTGTGGGCACGCGAACTACACGAAAGAGCAACTCGCCGAGATCGTCGGCACCTTCTATCCCAAGGGCTGGCAGATGTCCTGCCATGTGCACGGAGATCGGGGCGTGGACACCATCCTCGACGTGTACGAGGACGCCCTGACGCGCTGGCCCCGCAACGACCACCGGCTGCGGCTCGAACACGTCGGCGCCATCACTCCCGTCCAGTTGCAGCGCGCCCACGATCTGGGCGTGACCGCCAGCATCTTCGTCGACCAGTTGCACTACTGGGGTGACGTGATCGTCGACGGGTTGTTCGGCCCGGAGCACGGCGAGACGTGGATGCCGTGCGGTTCGGCCGTTGCCACCGGCATGCGGATCTCGTTGCACAACGATCCGCCGGTGACGCCGGAGGAGCCGCTGCGCAACATCAGCGTCGCGGCCACCCGGACCGCGCCGAGCGGCCGGGTGCTCGGTCCCGAGGAACGGCTCACCGTCGAGCAGGGGATCCGGGCGCAGACCATCGACGCGGCGTGGCAATTGTTCGCCGACAACGTGATCGGCTCGTTGGAAGTGGGCAAGTACGCCGATCTGGTTGTGGTGTCGGCCGACCCGTTGTCCGTAGCGGCCGAAGCCATCGCCGACCTGGAGGTACAGGCCACCTACCTGGCCGGTCGCCAGGTTTACCCGAAAGCGGGTTGA
- a CDS encoding long-chain-fatty-acid--CoA ligase, with translation MSDLPTPKFLDERVAHWAATKPDEEAITYLSRTWTWAQWYDRIRRAAGALSARGIKRGDVVAFLDKNHPACAEVTLAAASLGAATAIINFRLAADEMDYVLNDSGAKVLFVGAELKPGVEAIRDKLPGVGEIIEVKPEGDDEYEAMLAAATPHDRAADVQSDDVCIIMYSSGTTGRPKGVALTQANVIAHTINAFDSWVAEPDDKNLVAMPLFHVGGTSYMQYGLHNGIPSYMTRDVDGVALAGGILAGANRTFLVPAVLAKVLDTGPEAVQLFGGLKTYAYGASPMPLPLLRQALQAWPETEFIQVYGLTEVCGVVTRLMPEDHRSGDEERMVSAGKLIPQAEVRVVDPDTLEDVPAGSQGELWFRTPQLMKGYHNKPDATAEAITADGWFRTGDIGRIDSQGYVFVEDRLKDMIISGGENIYSIEVERVLAEHPAVTEVAVFGVPDEKWGEAVKAVVAVEGEASEADLIAWARERLAAYKCPKTVDFMEALPRNPTGKIMKKDLRKPHWEGHDRATV, from the coding sequence ATGTCTGATTTGCCGACACCGAAGTTTCTCGACGAGCGGGTGGCGCACTGGGCCGCGACCAAACCTGACGAAGAGGCCATCACCTATCTGAGCCGGACGTGGACGTGGGCGCAGTGGTACGACCGCATCCGCCGGGCTGCCGGCGCGTTGAGCGCCAGGGGCATCAAACGCGGCGATGTCGTCGCGTTCCTGGACAAGAACCATCCGGCGTGTGCCGAGGTGACGCTGGCCGCGGCGTCGCTGGGCGCGGCCACCGCCATCATCAACTTTCGGCTCGCCGCCGACGAAATGGATTATGTCCTCAACGATTCCGGGGCCAAGGTGCTGTTCGTCGGGGCCGAGTTGAAGCCGGGCGTCGAGGCGATTCGGGACAAGCTGCCGGGTGTCGGCGAGATCATCGAGGTCAAACCCGAGGGTGACGACGAGTACGAGGCGATGCTGGCCGCGGCGACTCCGCACGACCGCGCCGCAGATGTCCAGAGCGACGACGTGTGCATCATCATGTACTCCTCGGGCACCACGGGCCGGCCCAAGGGTGTCGCGCTGACCCAGGCCAACGTCATCGCCCACACCATCAACGCGTTCGACAGCTGGGTTGCCGAGCCGGACGACAAGAACCTCGTGGCGATGCCGCTGTTCCACGTCGGCGGAACATCATACATGCAGTACGGCCTGCACAACGGCATCCCGAGCTACATGACCCGCGATGTCGACGGCGTCGCGCTGGCCGGCGGCATCCTGGCCGGCGCGAACCGGACCTTCCTGGTGCCGGCGGTGCTGGCCAAGGTGCTCGACACCGGGCCCGAAGCCGTGCAGTTGTTCGGCGGCCTGAAGACCTACGCCTATGGCGCGTCACCCATGCCGCTGCCGCTGCTGCGCCAGGCCCTGCAGGCCTGGCCCGAGACCGAGTTCATCCAGGTGTACGGGCTCACCGAGGTGTGCGGTGTGGTCACCCGGCTCATGCCCGAGGATCACCGCTCGGGTGACGAGGAGCGGATGGTCAGTGCAGGCAAGCTCATCCCGCAGGCGGAGGTGCGGGTCGTCGACCCGGATACCCTCGAAGACGTTCCCGCCGGCTCGCAGGGCGAATTGTGGTTCCGCACACCACAATTGATGAAGGGGTACCACAACAAACCCGATGCCACCGCCGAGGCCATCACGGCCGACGGCTGGTTTCGCACCGGCGACATCGGCCGCATCGACTCGCAGGGCTACGTGTTCGTCGAGGACCGGCTCAAGGACATGATCATCTCCGGCGGGGAGAACATCTACTCGATCGAGGTCGAGCGCGTGCTGGCCGAGCACCCCGCCGTCACCGAGGTCGCGGTCTTCGGCGTGCCCGACGAAAAGTGGGGTGAGGCCGTCAAGGCCGTCGTCGCCGTCGAGGGCGAAGCCTCCGAGGCCGATCTGATCGCGTGGGCGCGCGAGCGGCTGGCCGCCTACAAGTGCCCCAAGACCGTCGACTTCATGGAGGCCCTGCCGCGCAACCCCACCGGCAAGATCATGAAGAAGGACTTGCGCAAGCCCCACTGGGAGGGGCACGACCGCGCCACCGTGTGA
- a CDS encoding o-succinylbenzoate synthase — translation MPSLDDLLERLYVVALPMRVRFRGITVRELALIDGPAGWGEFGAFVEYQPPEAAAWLASAIEAAYRPAPPVLRDRVPINATVPAVDAARVPEVLDRFPGAQTAKVKVAEAGQCLADDVARVNAVRERVPTVRVDANAGWTVPQAVDAAAALTADGDLEYLEQPCATVEELASLRAMIDVPIAADESIRKAEDPLRVVRAKAADIAVLKVAPLGGVSRMLDIAAQIDIPIVVSSALDSAVGIGRGLLAAAALPQLQHACGLGTGGLFVEDVVAPAVPANGFLPVGPVVPEPDRLAALAAAPDRRQWWIDRVRACYPLLFG, via the coding sequence GTGCCTTCACTCGATGATCTGCTGGAGCGGCTCTACGTGGTCGCCCTGCCCATGCGGGTCCGGTTCCGTGGCATCACCGTCCGCGAGCTCGCGCTGATCGACGGGCCGGCCGGCTGGGGTGAGTTCGGCGCGTTCGTCGAATACCAGCCGCCCGAGGCCGCGGCCTGGCTGGCCTCGGCCATCGAGGCCGCCTACCGGCCGGCCCCGCCGGTGCTGCGCGACCGGGTGCCGATCAACGCGACCGTTCCGGCGGTCGATGCCGCCCGGGTACCCGAGGTGCTCGACCGGTTTCCCGGGGCGCAGACCGCGAAGGTCAAGGTGGCGGAGGCCGGGCAGTGCCTGGCCGACGACGTCGCGCGCGTCAACGCCGTACGTGAACGCGTGCCGACCGTGCGGGTCGACGCCAACGCCGGCTGGACTGTGCCGCAGGCGGTCGACGCCGCCGCTGCGCTGACCGCCGACGGTGACCTGGAGTATCTCGAACAGCCTTGTGCCACAGTAGAAGAGCTGGCTTCGCTGCGCGCGATGATCGACGTGCCGATCGCCGCCGACGAGTCGATCCGCAAGGCCGAGGATCCACTGCGCGTGGTGCGGGCGAAGGCCGCTGACATCGCGGTGCTGAAGGTGGCGCCACTGGGTGGGGTATCGCGAATGCTGGACATCGCCGCGCAGATCGACATTCCGATCGTGGTGTCCAGTGCACTGGATTCCGCGGTCGGGATCGGTCGGGGGCTCCTGGCGGCCGCCGCGCTGCCGCAACTGCAGCATGCCTGCGGGTTGGGCACCGGCGGTCTTTTCGTCGAGGACGTCGTCGCGCCCGCGGTTCCGGCGAACGGGTTCCTGCCGGTCGGACCCGTCGTCCCGGAGCCGGATCGGCTTGCGGCGCTCGCTGCGGCGCCGGACCGCAGGCAATGGTGGATCGACCGCGTGCGGGCCTGCTATCCGCTGCTATTCGGGTAG
- a CDS encoding LLM class flavin-dependent oxidoreductase: MSGMRVGLLDPAIASRPAVDSFTRVSYLSAVAAGIDSFWVPDHLNSLFPRALWQPKYCGGAKLLPSADAYLEPWTMLGSLAARNRVGRLRLGVGVTDSGRRNPAVTAQGAATMNLLTRGRFILGIGSGEREGNEPYGVEWSKPVARFEEAMATIRALWDSKGELVNRDSPYFPLRNAIFDLPAYRGAWPPIWIAAHGPRMLRSVGRYADGYFPAFPHTPQEYAQRLDVVRSAASDAGRDPMSITPAVVLSIFTAPTRAEVDDVLESEIVRAGALLASDEFFARHGAQHPLGVGFAGAQDVLPQEWDEQTVLSHIKGIPTGVMREMGLVGTPAEVMDRAAQWRDCGVRYVVALNSTVLQPSLRKGLAAQRLFYSVVRKLKKL; the protein is encoded by the coding sequence ATGTCTGGCATGCGTGTGGGCCTTCTGGATCCGGCCATTGCTTCTCGACCCGCGGTGGACAGCTTCACCCGGGTCAGTTATCTGAGTGCCGTTGCCGCGGGGATCGACTCGTTCTGGGTGCCTGATCATCTCAACAGTCTGTTTCCGCGTGCGCTGTGGCAGCCGAAGTACTGCGGCGGTGCGAAGCTCCTGCCGTCCGCCGACGCCTACCTAGAGCCGTGGACCATGCTCGGTAGTCTCGCGGCGCGTAATCGGGTCGGCCGGCTGCGGCTGGGTGTCGGGGTCACCGACTCCGGCCGGCGCAACCCCGCGGTCACCGCGCAGGGTGCCGCGACGATGAACCTGCTGACGAGGGGTCGGTTCATCCTGGGCATCGGCTCTGGTGAGCGCGAGGGTAACGAGCCCTATGGGGTGGAGTGGTCGAAGCCGGTGGCGCGGTTCGAGGAGGCCATGGCCACCATCCGCGCCCTGTGGGATTCCAAAGGTGAACTGGTGAACCGGGATTCGCCGTATTTTCCGCTGCGCAACGCGATCTTCGACCTGCCGGCGTATCGCGGTGCCTGGCCACCGATCTGGATCGCTGCCCACGGACCGCGCATGTTGCGGAGCGTCGGACGCTACGCCGACGGGTATTTCCCCGCGTTTCCGCACACGCCGCAGGAGTATGCGCAGCGCCTCGATGTGGTGCGTTCGGCGGCGTCGGATGCCGGGCGTGACCCGATGTCGATCACGCCTGCGGTGGTCCTCTCGATCTTCACTGCGCCGACCCGAGCCGAGGTGGACGACGTGCTCGAGTCGGAGATCGTGCGGGCCGGTGCGCTGCTCGCCTCCGATGAGTTCTTCGCGCGCCACGGTGCGCAGCATCCATTGGGCGTCGGCTTCGCAGGTGCACAGGATGTCTTGCCCCAGGAGTGGGACGAGCAAACCGTGTTGTCCCACATCAAGGGCATCCCGACGGGCGTGATGCGGGAGATGGGGCTGGTCGGAACTCCAGCCGAGGTCATGGACCGGGCGGCGCAGTGGCGAGACTGCGGGGTGCGCTACGTCGTCGCGCTCAACAGCACTGTTCTGCAGCCCAGCCTGCGCAAAGGGCTTGCGGCACAGCGTCTCTTCTACTCCGTCGTCCGCAAGCTCAAGAAACTCTAG
- a CDS encoding LLM class flavin-dependent oxidoreductase: MSGFRVGIMDPAIASRPRVDSFTRASYLSAVACGVDSFWVPDHLNALFPRTLWQPKFAAGAKVLPSADAYLEPWTMLGNLAARNRMARLRLGVSVTDTGRRNPAVTAQAAATMNLLTRGRFILGIGTGEREGNEPYGVEWSRPVARFEEAMATIRALWDSKGELVNRDSPYFPLRNAIFDLPAYRGKWPPIWIAAHGPRMLRAVGRYADGYFPAFPHTPQEYAQRLDALRSAASDAGRDPMAITPALWVMVVPGRSSDEVDEALDSAVARAGGLLASDEFYARHGAEHPLGVGFTGAQDILPQDWDEQTALSYIKKVPMSVLREMYLCGTTDEIIDRAIQWRDYGVRHLVVANIGPLQRHLRKGLLSTVLFGRAVRKLKKL; this comes from the coding sequence ATGTCTGGATTTCGCGTCGGCATCATGGATCCGGCGATTGCCTCGCGGCCTCGGGTGGACTCGTTCACTCGGGCCAGTTATCTGAGCGCGGTCGCGTGTGGCGTCGACTCCTTCTGGGTGCCCGATCACTTGAATGCGTTGTTTCCCAGGACGCTGTGGCAGCCGAAGTTTGCGGCGGGCGCAAAGGTTTTGCCCTCGGCGGACGCCTACCTGGAGCCGTGGACCATGTTGGGTAACCTCGCGGCTCGCAATCGGATGGCCCGCCTGAGGCTAGGTGTCTCTGTGACCGACACCGGGCGGCGCAACCCGGCGGTCACCGCGCAGGCGGCGGCGACGATGAATCTGCTCACCCGGGGCCGCTTCATCCTCGGTATCGGTACCGGTGAGCGTGAAGGCAACGAGCCCTATGGGGTGGAGTGGTCGAGGCCGGTGGCGCGGTTCGAGGAGGCCATGGCGACCATCCGCGCGTTGTGGGATTCCAAAGGTGAACTGGTGAACCGGGATTCACCGTATTTTCCGCTGCGCAACGCGATCTTCGACCTGCCGGCGTATCGCGGAAAGTGGCCGCCGATCTGGATCGCCGCCCACGGACCGCGCATGCTGCGGGCGGTCGGGCGGTACGCCGACGGGTATTTCCCGGCGTTTCCGCACACTCCGCAGGAGTACGCCCAGCGGTTGGATGCTCTGCGGTCGGCGGCATCGGATGCCGGGCGGGATCCGATGGCGATCACGCCTGCGCTGTGGGTCATGGTCGTGCCGGGGCGTAGCTCGGATGAGGTCGACGAGGCGCTCGACTCGGCGGTGGCCAGAGCCGGTGGACTGCTGGCATCGGATGAGTTCTACGCCAGGCACGGCGCCGAACACCCGTTGGGCGTCGGCTTCACTGGCGCGCAAGACATCCTGCCGCAGGATTGGGACGAGCAGACTGCGCTGTCCTACATCAAGAAAGTGCCGATGTCGGTGCTGCGCGAGATGTATCTGTGCGGGACGACCGACGAGATCATCGACCGCGCCATTCAGTGGCGCGATTATGGCGTCCGCCACCTCGTGGTCGCCAATATCGGTCCACTGCAACGTCATCTACGCAAGGGGCTGCTGTCGACTGTCTTGTTCGGTCGTGCGGTCCGCAAGCTCAAGAAGCTGTAA
- a CDS encoding type II toxin-antitoxin system HicB family antitoxin: protein MTEYTYRADWSHETRGYLGQCLEFPYLWWRAFTPEDAIAGVAKKVADEVAAIVAIEGRLPEPLTDRRYSGKFMVRASPVLHARLAVEAAEQGVSLNQWVVQKLAARLQAVAEYY from the coding sequence ATGACGGAATACACCTATCGTGCCGATTGGTCGCACGAGACGCGCGGGTACCTGGGCCAGTGCCTCGAATTCCCGTATTTGTGGTGGCGGGCGTTTACGCCGGAGGACGCGATCGCCGGAGTCGCCAAGAAAGTCGCCGATGAGGTGGCGGCGATCGTGGCCATCGAGGGCAGACTGCCCGAGCCGCTGACCGATCGCCGATACAGCGGCAAGTTCATGGTGCGGGCCTCGCCGGTGCTGCACGCCAGGCTTGCCGTCGAGGCCGCCGAGCAAGGCGTGTCGCTCAACCAGTGGGTGGTGCAGAAGCTCGCCGCGCGCCTGCAGGCTGTCGCGGAGTACTACTAG